The following is a genomic window from uncultured Draconibacterium sp..
GGTAAAATCGCGCGATATGGCTCATCAGGTATATTGCAAAGAAATAAATACAACATCAGGCGATTTTGAAATGGAAGTTGGAACCGTTGTGGTTATGGATATCATGAAACAAGAGCACGACAGTTACGAAAAAGTTGAAAACGAAATATTTAAACCCTGGCACCAACAAATGGTTGACGATGGGAAAAAAAGTGCATGGGGATTATTGCGCATAATTCTTCCGGCAGGAAGTGAGGCTGTTGGGTCGCATATAACCTACAGCATGTATAAAGATTACAGTCAGCTTGCCAACTTTTGGGAAAGCGATAATGGCGATATGGATTTAACCACTTCGTTGGCGGTTCAGAAAGGGTTAAAAACAAGAGATTGGCGCGGTGTTGAAATGGCCCGCCTGGTAATGAAAGTTAGATAAAATAAAACGATATCATGAGCAATTTAGAAACATTAAAAGAAGGCTATAAGCTATTTGCGGAAGGTAATATTGAAGCCGTTCTGAAACTTTGGGACGAAAAAATAGTTTGGCACGAGTGCCCCGGTTTCCCATTTATTGAAAACGACGGAATCTTTGTGGGAGCTCAGGCTATTGTTGAGGGGGTTTTGTCGAAAATACCGACACACTACGATGATTTTAATATTGAAATCCACGATTTTGTTAATGGCGGTGAAAAAATTGTAATGGTTGGATACTATACAGGAGTATGGAAAGCAACCGGCAAACGTTTTAAAGCCAATGCTACACATACCTGGACATTTAATAAAGACGGAAAACCAAATGCCTTTTTCCAGGCCGTTGACACCGCTATAATCATCACCCCATAATACAGTTGCATTAATTTGTATTCCAATTGAGGTTCATTATTGTGGTTACATAAAAACAGGTAATTACAATAGATTTTGATCTTCATTAAATTTCCTATATTCCAATTTCAAAAAGTCAGGCTTTCTTGGTTTGGCTTTTTTATTTTTTGTATTTAAAAAACCCATACAGCATAAACAACCACCGTATTATGCTGTTAAACGTTAAAATTAAATAATCAGTTTATGAAGATAGTAGTTATTGGAGGACAAGGAACAATTGGCAGCGCTGTTGCCAAGCATTTTAAGAAGAAGAAGCACGAAGTAATTACTGCCAGCAGAAATAGTGGCGATGTGCAGGTTGATATGGAAAGTTCTGAATCAATAAAAAAGATGTTTGAACAGATCGGAAAGGTTGATGCCATTGTAAATTGCGCCGGAGCTACAAAATGGG
Proteins encoded in this region:
- a CDS encoding nuclear transport factor 2 family protein, producing MSNLETLKEGYKLFAEGNIEAVLKLWDEKIVWHECPGFPFIENDGIFVGAQAIVEGVLSKIPTHYDDFNIEIHDFVNGGEKIVMVGYYTGVWKATGKRFKANATHTWTFNKDGKPNAFFQAVDTAIIITP